In Erpetoichthys calabaricus chromosome 4, fErpCal1.3, whole genome shotgun sequence, one genomic interval encodes:
- the psmg1 gene encoding proteasome assembly chaperone 1 yields MATFFGETVILSSRAVDEEDEEEEVEDENEEDREIKRELEKKREVHLHWNADFSRQFETSSDKTLQISELIIAVGYNASGFLSAFALSSGKWETVGNISLWNEKSRFTRETSLEHPGEPSCIFYRKDENPEVLICQCTCYVAEDQLFQWAAKERNVLGCIEKRSLKVTILSDCPVANYRSPEYISAIPVPFLKALKTRTYNENLCCSPLEQPNVVSGIPAAVLSYCQVHQIPAVLYQCYTDVVKLDSVTIETYKSTLSCSSLRKLIKPCTALSTEILKKLTEDNETQSNLYT; encoded by the exons ATGGCCACGTTTTTTGGGGAAACTGTAATTTTGTCCTCCCGAGCTGTGGATGAGGAAGACGAGGAGGAAGAAGTAGAGGATGAAAACGAGGAAGACCGCGAAATAAAGCGAGAACTCgaaaaaaaaag AGAGGTCCACTTGCACTGGAATGCAGATTTCAGCAGACAGTTTGAAACCTCCAGCGACAAAACCTTGCAAATCTCAGAGCTCATCATAGCGGTTGGATATAATGCCTCTG GATTTCTGTCAGCATTTGCATTGTCTTCAGGAAAATGGGAGACCGTAGGAAACATTTCTCTGTGGAATGAAAAGAGCAGATTTACTAGAGAGACCAGTCTGGAGCATCCAGGTGAACCTTCCTGCATTTTCTACAGAAAGGATGAAAATCCAGAG gtTTTGATCTGCCAGTGCACATGCTATGTAGCTGAGGACCAATTGTTCCAATGGGCTGCCAAGGAAAGAAAT GTTTTGGGCTGCATTGAAAAAAGAAGTTTAAAAGTGACTATATTGTCAGATTGTCCTGTAGCTAATTACAGATCTCCAGAGTACATCTCTGCCATTCCGGTTCCTTTTTTAAAAGCACTGAAGACAAGGACATATAATGAAAATCTATGTTGTTCTCCTCTTGAACAGCCTAATGTTGTTTCTGGAATTCCTGCAGCAG ttcTCAGTTATTGTCAGGTCCATCAGATTCCTGCTGTCCTGTATCAGTGTTACACAGATGTGGTTAAACTAGACTCTGTTACAATTGAAACTTACAAGTCTACCCTCAGTTGCAGCAGTCTTAGAAAATTAATAAAG CCCTGCACTGCCTTGAGTACGGAAATCTTGAAGAAGTTGACAGAAGATAATGAAACACAAAGCAACCTGTACACATAA